In Ostrinia nubilalis chromosome 10, ilOstNubi1.1, whole genome shotgun sequence, a single genomic region encodes these proteins:
- the LOC135075341 gene encoding partner of Y14 and mago has protein sequence MATTAYEHDADGCKFIPATQRPDGTWRKPRRVKEGYVPQDEVPLYESKGKQFKARQSTGLPVGLTPEIVAAAQKPKKSQSGTIQPIPGMIINVEKKKKKKKSGADEAAERLAKCEIIEPTFNTPSPSSNTPSTQTDPAKRLKNLRKKLRDIEYLEEKIKSGLLKNPDKDQAEKMSKKGDIIKEIEILETQTS, from the exons ATGGCGACGACGGCGTATGAACACGACGCCGATG GATGTAAGTTTATCCCAGCCACCCAAAGACCAGACGGAACATGGCGCAAGCCGCGCCGCGTTAAGGAGGGCTACGTACCGCAGGATGAAGTGCCCCTGTACGAGAGCAAAGGCAAGCAGTTCAAGGCGCGGCAGAGCACGGGTCTGCCTGTGGGACTAACTCCAGAAATTGTGGCTGCTGCCCAGAAACCCAAAAAGAGCCAGAGTGGCACTATTCAGCCAATACCAGGCATGATTATCAATGTtgagaaaaagaagaagaaaaagaagtcaG GAGCTGACGAGGCAGCTGAGAGACTTGCCAAGTGTGAAATCATAGAGCCAACTTTCAACACACCTTCCCCATCTAGTAATACCCCTTCCACGCAGACAGACCCTGCCAAGCGTCTTAAGAACTTGAGAAAGAAGCTCAGGGACATAGAATACCTTGAAGAGAAGATCAAATCTGGTCTCCTCAAGAACCCTGACAAAGATCAGGCTGAAAAAATGTCAAAAAAGGGTGACATTATAAAAGAAATAGAAATTTTAGAAACTCAAACTAGTTAA
- the LOC135075322 gene encoding complement component 1 Q subcomponent-binding protein, mitochondrial isoform X1 has translation MNGLVKTAHRVIQSCVKHTGLTGALVSRSQTPVKRDFTRGIWHMSCSKRLDGPPAASSLLHNHSNTCSCGCGLKALHTKADKDNEPTKTKAIGERELVEFLTEEIVAERKAQKTKALPAEVEGFAVKGDGAEVVLTKKLQDELVRITFNVNHTVDSDDFEGDAQPEKQEFAEMRSKPQFEVDLVRGDTTLGFTCSFLQEPPPTAGDEYNDIFGIDEVTIYKGEWNDKVYAVAGDVLDGYLYDLLMNLLEEKGVSNEFVQKLSDFSTAYEHAAYINLLETISKFTIGKQ, from the exons atgaacGGTTTAGTAAAAACCGCGCACAGAGTTATACAAAGTTGCGTCAAGCATACCGGTCTGACCGGGGCTTTAGTATCGCGTTCTCAGACCCCAGTGAAACGTGATTTCACGCGAGGAATATGGCACATGAGCTGTTCAAAGAGGCTAGATGGGCCGCCAGCTGCCTCCAGCTTGCTCCACAACCATTCCAACACATGCAGCTGCGGCTGCGGCCTGAAGGCGCTCCACACAAAAG cCGATAAAGACAATGAACCTACCAAAACCAAAGCTATTG GTGAGAGGGAATTAGTGGAGTTTCTCACCGAGGAGATTGTGGCGGAGCGAAAGGCACAGAAGACAAAGGCCCTGCCCGCCGAGGTGGAGGGCTTTGCGGTGAAGGGAGACGGAGCAGAAGTAGTCCTCACCAAGAAACTGCAAGATGAATT AGTACGAATCACATTCAACGTGAACCACACGGTGGACTCCGACGACTTCGAGGGAGACGCTCAGCCGGAGAAGCAGGAGTTCGCCGAGATGCGCTCCAAGCCGCAGTTCGAGGTGGACCTGGTCCGCGGGGACACAACGCTCGGCTTCACGTGCTCGTTCCTGCAAGAGCCCCCGCCGACCGCTGGCGATGAGTACa ACGACATCTTCGGGATCGATGAGGTGACCATCTACAAGGGCGAGTGGAACGACAAAGTCTACGCAGTCGCGGGAGATGTTCTCGATGGG TATCTATACGACCTGCTGATGAATCTGCTCGAAGAGAAAGGCGTCAGCAACGAGTTCGTGCAGAAGCTCTCCGACTTCAGCACCGCCTACGAACACGCCGCCTACATCAACCTCCTCGAGACCATCTCCAAATTCACCATCGGGAAACAATAA
- the LOC135075323 gene encoding rRNA N6-adenosine-methyltransferase ZCCHC4, which produces MGKKRKLETKPQEAQKSSPVEVIVEDLDSHPLCLHGPTLLFSSEKGRYFACSLCRSKKNCTVHIDEEDWQKENVKKRNEKYYSLIPKLDKGSAWSNLKEVKSRHSSDRAYCNTCQELYIVSQSRKHIKDHRVITPLSDEQLANATTWLPALDNDTVEAQYLFSKKSVSTVLGILENNNIKNILCIGTPSIHEAAQADPRLNSILLDFDARHALFNHPGKFLWYNMFNNYLFNGNDDEKVLKKFFKSSREGGLCVVMDPPFGGRVEPLVHTLKELSATYRRLCDKPDDESLPVLWAFPYFAEPYIRNIMPEMKMHDYQIEYENHKKFHNKVKGRKFGSPVRFFTNLPLLTIDLSNDKNYKLCDKCKYWVSATNKHCGKCKECTSKNGMTYKHCNTCQRCVKPTFFHCEECGRCCQQKGHVCGVVVESQSCYNCHEKGHKKSNCPQLEGTPKKKKEESSCVMIYLQQ; this is translated from the exons ATGGGTAAAAAGCGAAAGCTAGAAACGAAACCACAGGAGGCCCAAAAGTCTTCACCGGTAGAAGTTATTGTTGAGGATTTGGACTCACACCCGTTGTGCCTGCATGGACCTACACTGCTGTTTTCTAGTGAAAAAGGCCGATATTTTGCCTGCTCTCTGTGTCGGAGCAAGAAGAACTGTACAGTGCACATTGACGAGGAAGATTGGCAGAAAGAAAATGTCAAGAAGAGGAACGAAAAGTACTACAGCTTAATTCCCAAACTTGATAAGGGTTCAGCATGGAGCAACTTGAAAGag GTGAAATCTCGGCATTCGTCAGATAGAGCCTACTGCAACACCTGCCAAGAGCTTTACATAGTGTCACAGAGCAGGAAACACATCAAAGACCACAGAGTCATCACTCCCTTGTCTGATGAACAGTTGGCGAACGCAACAACATGGCTGCCAGCATTAGACAATGACACCGTTGAAGCCCAGTACTTGTTTAGCAAGAAGTCTGTCAGCACAGTTCTTGGCAttcttgaaaataataatatcaa AAACATTCTATGCATTGGTACTCCATCTATCCATGAGGCAGCCCAGGCTGATCCTAGGCTCAACTCGATACTGTTGGACTTTGATGCAAGACATGCCCTGTTTAATCACCCTGGAAAGTTCCTGTGGTACAATATGTTCAATAACTACTTGTTTAATGGCAATGATGATGAGAAGGTGCTTAAGAAGTTCTTCAAGAGTTCCAG GGAAGGAGGCTTATGTGTGGTGATGGATCCGCCATTTGGTGGCCGTGTGGAACCACTAGTGCATACCTTAAAGGAGCTCTCGGCCACATACAGAAGGCTTTGTGATAAACCTGACGATGAAAGTCTACCGGTGCTGTGGGCTTTCCCTTACTTTGCAGAGCCCTACATTAGGAACATCATGCCAGAAATGAAGATGCATGATTATCAG aTTGAATATGAAAACCACAAGAAATTCCACAACAAAGTAAAGGGTCGTAAATTTGGATCTCCAGTTCGTTTCTTCACCAACCTCCCATTGCTTACAATTGATTTATCCAACGACAAGAACTACAAACTCTGTGACAAGTGCAAATACTGGGTGTCCGCAACCAATAAACATTGTGGCAAATGCAAGGAGTGTACGAGCAAGAATGGAATGACGTATAAACATTGTAATACTTGTCAACGATGCGTGAAGCCGACGTTCTTCCACTGTGAAGAGTGTGGGAGATGTTGCCAACAGAAAGGTCATGTTTGTGGTGTGGTTGTGGAGAGCCag TCTTGCTACAACTGCCATGAAAAAGGCCACAAGAAATCAAATTGCCCACAACTTGAAGGGACCcctaagaaaaaaaaagaagagaGTTCATGCgtaatgatttatttacaacaataa
- the LOC135075325 gene encoding protein lin-37 homolog, whose translation MPKRSRRLLTPSKKAAKQVVQKEIIEEENEDKGDKEVSTARGRLKGALLEVLDPPADESDESYEPSPTKKERQEKKDSEEEYTPRRKSPVRQSYVLKLFDRSVDLSQFEENSPLYPICRAWMINQPKENYENFGQSYEEPEQTEESVELPGPEGPPVSRIPELLPEQKARNKDNINLNYREAPPPSREQLLRWHGARWAAVRQAWLDQAQRVEARYDAAQNVLNKININAL comes from the exons ATGCCAAAACGGAGTAGGAGATTATTAACCCCATCCAAAAAAGCAGCTAAACAAGTCGTCCAAAAAGAAATTATTGAGGAAGAAAATGAAGACAAAG gagATAAAGAAGTATCTACAGCTCGGGGGCGTCTCAAAGGAGCCCTATTGGAGGTTCTCGACCCTCCTGCTGACGAATCTGATGAGTCATACGAGCCCTCTCCAACCAAGAAAGAAAG ACAGGAAAAGAAAGATTCAGAAGAGGAATATACGCCAAGGAGGAAGTCTCCAGTCCGCCAATCATATGTGCTGAAGCTCTTCGACAGGAGCGTAGACTTATCGCAATTTGAAGAAAACTCTCCGCTCTACCCCATATGCAGAGCCTGGATGATCAACCAACCCAAGGAAAATTATGAGAACTTtgg GCAAAGTTATGAAGAACCTGAACAGACTGAAGAAAGTGTTGAGTTACCTGGACCCGAGGGGCCACCTGTCAGCCGGATCCCAGAGCTACTACCAGAACAGAAGGCTCGAAATAAGGATAACATCAATCTTAactat CGAGAAGCGCCGCCCCCGAGCCGCGAGCAGCTGCTCCGCTGGCACGGCGCTCGCTGGGCGGCGGTGCGCCAGGCCTGGCTGGATCAAGCGCAGCGCGTCGAGGCGCGATACGACGCCGCGCAGAACGTGCTCAACAAGATCAATATCAA tgCCCTATAA
- the LOC135075322 gene encoding complement component 1 Q subcomponent-binding protein, mitochondrial isoform X2, with amino-acid sequence MNGLVKTAHRVIQSCVKHTGLTGALVSRSQTPVKRDFTRGIWHMSCSKRLDGPPAASSLLHNHSNTCSCGCGLKALHTKGERELVEFLTEEIVAERKAQKTKALPAEVEGFAVKGDGAEVVLTKKLQDELVRITFNVNHTVDSDDFEGDAQPEKQEFAEMRSKPQFEVDLVRGDTTLGFTCSFLQEPPPTAGDEYNDIFGIDEVTIYKGEWNDKVYAVAGDVLDGYLYDLLMNLLEEKGVSNEFVQKLSDFSTAYEHAAYINLLETISKFTIGKQ; translated from the exons atgaacGGTTTAGTAAAAACCGCGCACAGAGTTATACAAAGTTGCGTCAAGCATACCGGTCTGACCGGGGCTTTAGTATCGCGTTCTCAGACCCCAGTGAAACGTGATTTCACGCGAGGAATATGGCACATGAGCTGTTCAAAGAGGCTAGATGGGCCGCCAGCTGCCTCCAGCTTGCTCCACAACCATTCCAACACATGCAGCTGCGGCTGCGGCCTGAAGGCGCTCCACACAAAAG GTGAGAGGGAATTAGTGGAGTTTCTCACCGAGGAGATTGTGGCGGAGCGAAAGGCACAGAAGACAAAGGCCCTGCCCGCCGAGGTGGAGGGCTTTGCGGTGAAGGGAGACGGAGCAGAAGTAGTCCTCACCAAGAAACTGCAAGATGAATT AGTACGAATCACATTCAACGTGAACCACACGGTGGACTCCGACGACTTCGAGGGAGACGCTCAGCCGGAGAAGCAGGAGTTCGCCGAGATGCGCTCCAAGCCGCAGTTCGAGGTGGACCTGGTCCGCGGGGACACAACGCTCGGCTTCACGTGCTCGTTCCTGCAAGAGCCCCCGCCGACCGCTGGCGATGAGTACa ACGACATCTTCGGGATCGATGAGGTGACCATCTACAAGGGCGAGTGGAACGACAAAGTCTACGCAGTCGCGGGAGATGTTCTCGATGGG TATCTATACGACCTGCTGATGAATCTGCTCGAAGAGAAAGGCGTCAGCAACGAGTTCGTGCAGAAGCTCTCCGACTTCAGCACCGCCTACGAACACGCCGCCTACATCAACCTCCTCGAGACCATCTCCAAATTCACCATCGGGAAACAATAA